The genomic segment CGAAGGCGCGGATACCGAGACGCTGACTCGGCTGCTGCGCCGCGTTCAGGAGGTTGTCGGCAGTTATTACAGACTGTCCTTGTCGCTGACGGTCAGCGGCAGTTGCGACAGCCACGTCGGCATCACCGAGCGTTATGGCGAGGCGATCCGGCTGTCCCGGTACAAGCTGTTGTTCGGCCATCGTGCCATTCTGACACCGGAGGCGGTCGGCGAGCGGACGAGGAAGACGGAGTACGACGCTCCCGCGGAAGCGGAAAAGAAGCTCGTCGAGAGCATCCGCGCCAACCGTCCCGAAGATAGCGCGAATGCTGCGGACGCGATCGTACAAGGGCTCGCATCCTGCCATTTTGACCATATCGTTCATGGCATCCTGCATCTTGTCGACCTGCTGAAATCCGCCGTTCGGGACCTCAACCGCAATCGTCTCGTCTCGCTGCCTATCGATCTGAGTTCGCTCAGCAAGGAGGCGCTTGAGAAGGAAACGATGGAGGAGGTGCGCGAGCTGATCGGCGCCGCCATCCGCGAGATCCACGATAAGCTGTCCCGCACGGACGCTGACAAGAATGCCGCCTTGACCGACGCCATCAAAGAAATGATCGAGATCAACTATAAAGACAGCAATCTGAGCCTTCAGGGCATCGCGGCGATGCTGCACCTGACGCCGGCTTATGTGGGGCGTATTTTTAAGACGAGCGAGTTCGTGTCGGTGGGGGAGTATATGAACGAAGTGCGTCTGCGGCATGCGCAGGCGTATCTGGAGACGAAGGGCTTCAGCATCAAGGAAGTCATGGAATTGGTCGGATACGTGAACGAGAGTACCTTCTTCAAGCTGTTCAAAAAGACGTTCGGCGTGACGCCGAAGGAGTATCGGTTAAAGAAGGTACTGGAGTAGGGGGGGGAGGGGGCAGACGGTTTGGCTTTTGGAGGCTTGCTCCCTGTCAAGCTGCACTAAGCCTGGTGAAGGCGGATCGCCTGCACCAGGAGAGGCGATTGGTGTAACTGGCCGATATTAATTTCTTGTAAAAAAATTTAATTATAAGTATCTCAACTTTCGCAGAGCAAAAATCATCTTAAGTGCAGGTCGTTGTAAGCTCGCGAGGCGATCAGGTATTGGGCTTGTAAATAGAAAAACACCGCTCCGTTTGATAAAGTGAGAGTGTCGAGCAATCACTTCAACCGAAGAGGTGTCTACCCTTATGATAGCCCAACCCTCCAATTTGAATCAACTGCCTAACGAACTAAAACCGACGTTTCAAGAATTGAAAGTCATGCAGCATTTACAGCAAGCTGGATTTCGCAAACGCTTTGGCTTTAGCTGCGCCCAATTGTTTCAACTCGTCTTCGTTCTGTTGTTTCATCAGAAAAACTGGTTTCGTCTGCTGGAGAGCCGCAAAGATGATTCCATGCCCGGCAAAGATGCGGTTTATCGCTTTCTCAATCATACCGGCCTTGCATGGCGCCGGTTTTTGACCTCGCTTAGTGTCGCCACCGTAAAGAAGGTGGACGCGCTGACGTCTGCGGATCGGGATGCCGTCTTCATCGTCGACGATTCGATGTTCGAACGCAATCGCAGCAAAGCCGTTGAGTTGCTCGCCCGGTTCAAAGATCATGCGACAGGTGCGTACTACAAAGGTTTCCGCATGCTAACGATGGGGTGGTCGGACGGCCACACGTTCTTACCCGTGGATTTTGCATTGCTCAGTTCAAGCAAGTCGGCGATCACCGGCATGAATGAGTCCGTCGACAAACGGTCGCACGGCTACAAGCGTCGGCAGGAAGCGCTTCTGTCGGCTCCGCAAGTCGTTGCGTCCATGCTGGACCGCGTCTTGGCGGCCGGAGCAACCGCCTCTTATGTCTTGATGGACAGTTGGTTCACGCATGCGCCGCTCATTCGCGAAATCGTCTCCCGTGGACTTGATGTGATTGGCATGGTCAAGAACGACAACAAACGATTCCTTATGCAAGGCCAGAAGTTGTCGCTTAAAGAGCTTTACTCAGTCGCCACGCCTGTAGCGAGCAAGAAACGCAGCATTCTCCGCTCGATCCGAACGGTGCTGGCTTGCGGCACGCCAGT from the Cohnella hashimotonis genome contains:
- a CDS encoding IS4 family transposase; this encodes MIAQPSNLNQLPNELKPTFQELKVMQHLQQAGFRKRFGFSCAQLFQLVFVLLFHQKNWFRLLESRKDDSMPGKDAVYRFLNHTGLAWRRFLTSLSVATVKKVDALTSADRDAVFIVDDSMFERNRSKAVELLARFKDHATGAYYKGFRMLTMGWSDGHTFLPVDFALLSSSKSAITGMNESVDKRSHGYKRRQEALLSAPQVVASMLDRVLAAGATASYVLMDSWFTHAPLIREIVSRGLDVIGMVKNDNKRFLMQGQKLSLKELYSVATPVASKKRSILRSIRTVLACGTPVHVVFVRNRSKKNDWLAVLTTDLALCVEDVIRIYAIRWDIEVFFKCTKSLLRLQKEFQGRSYDLLISHTTIVFSRYLLLAWQHRQSTDARTFGGLFYVLCDEVGTLDWTVALQQLLDLISEIATKAGKKLGALIQRQLQQWIASLPSYIRACLPISCCES